A single Candidatus Thalassolituus haligoni DNA region contains:
- a CDS encoding HU family DNA-binding protein codes for MRKPELAAAIAEKTDLSKEKATEIITVVTDRIAQALAEGDNVSLIGFGTFEVRQRAERQGKNPQTGEPITIAAAKVPAFKPGKALKDSVQ; via the coding sequence ATGCGTAAACCAGAACTGGCGGCAGCCATTGCTGAAAAAACCGACCTGAGCAAGGAAAAAGCGACAGAAATCATCACCGTGGTGACCGATCGTATTGCCCAGGCGTTGGCTGAAGGCGACAACGTAAGCCTGATCGGCTTTGGTACGTTTGAGGTGCGTCAGCGCGCTGAGCGTCAGGGTAAAAACCCGCAGACCGGCGAGCCAATTACCATTGCTGCCGCCAAAGTACCTGCGTTCAAGCCTGGCAAGGCGCTGAAAGACTCGGTGCAGTAA
- a CDS encoding rubredoxin, translated as MKKWQCVVCGWIYDEAEGAPEEGIPPGTCWEDVPDDFTCPDCGVGKDDFEMIEI; from the coding sequence ATGAAAAAGTGGCAGTGCGTGGTGTGTGGCTGGATTTATGATGAAGCCGAAGGCGCACCGGAAGAAGGTATTCCACCAGGGACTTGCTGGGAGGATGTACCGGATGACTTTACCTGCCCGGATTGTGGTGTTGGCAAAGACGACTTTGAAATGATCGAGATTTGA
- a CDS encoding chorismate lyase, translating into MKSTTPRYHARLLATAPRWSGRFQTALAGIPRPWRYWLDDAGSLTKRLQALNPAEFSVDVVRQYHGPALPSECADLKLRWRQPVWVREVSLRQGQYELVRARTVIPLTSLARVGQPIRHLGNRSLGSYLFSQASLRRQPLKFSQACQPVTDSAHCFCWTRRSVFTINGAPLLVTEAFSSLLLSPRFHSPDDTRH; encoded by the coding sequence ATGAAAAGCACTACACCCCGATACCACGCCCGGCTGTTGGCAACCGCGCCTCGCTGGAGTGGACGTTTTCAAACTGCGCTGGCGGGCATTCCCCGACCCTGGCGCTACTGGCTTGATGACGCCGGATCGCTGACCAAACGTTTGCAGGCGCTGAATCCCGCTGAGTTTTCGGTCGATGTCGTCAGACAATATCACGGCCCAGCCTTGCCCTCTGAATGTGCCGACCTGAAATTGCGCTGGCGGCAACCGGTATGGGTACGCGAAGTATCACTGCGCCAGGGGCAATACGAGCTGGTAAGAGCCCGTACCGTCATTCCCTTGACCAGCCTGGCAAGGGTTGGTCAGCCAATTCGTCATCTTGGCAATCGTTCTCTTGGCAGCTACTTATTCAGCCAGGCCAGCTTGCGCCGACAACCATTGAAGTTCAGTCAAGCCTGTCAACCGGTAACCGACAGTGCGCATTGTTTTTGCTGGACAAGGCGCTCCGTGTTTACAATCAACGGTGCGCCTCTACTGGTAACGGAGGCGTTCTCTTCGCTACTGCTATCACCACGCTTCCATTCGCCAGACGACACAAGGCATTGA
- the ubiA gene encoding 4-hydroxybenzoate octaprenyltransferase, giving the protein MQSPLSATLDKLWPRWHQWIQLTRLNKPVGSYLLLWPMLWALWVAAEGLPSIANLVIFTLGVFVMRSAGCVINDYADRHIDRHVKRTQDRPLTQGRIADREALIGFVMLCLIGLLLVLMTNTLTLWLSLGGVALAALYPYMKRHTHLPQVFLGAAFSWAIPMAFAAQANELTSLCWLLFIANVCWTVGYDTIYAMVDRDDDLLIGVKSTAILFGDLDVTMIAILYGMAHFCLLLTGSQLDAGWPFYLAWLIAGGYLWWQLRAIRSRERMACLKEFLAAHWYGAIIWVGLVLNYALATPSLP; this is encoded by the coding sequence ATGCAATCACCTCTGTCTGCCACACTCGATAAACTCTGGCCACGCTGGCATCAGTGGATTCAGCTGACCCGGCTGAACAAACCGGTCGGTTCCTACCTGCTGTTATGGCCGATGCTATGGGCGCTATGGGTGGCCGCCGAAGGTTTGCCATCGATTGCCAACCTGGTGATTTTTACCCTCGGAGTATTTGTGATGCGCTCCGCCGGTTGTGTCATCAACGACTACGCCGATCGTCATATCGACCGCCACGTCAAACGCACGCAGGATCGGCCCCTGACGCAGGGCCGCATAGCCGACCGCGAGGCGCTGATCGGTTTTGTTATGCTCTGTCTGATCGGCTTGCTGCTGGTGTTAATGACCAATACCCTGACCCTCTGGCTGTCACTCGGCGGGGTTGCTCTGGCAGCACTTTATCCTTACATGAAACGCCACACGCACCTGCCACAGGTGTTTCTCGGAGCTGCGTTCTCCTGGGCAATTCCCATGGCGTTCGCTGCGCAAGCCAATGAACTGACATCCCTCTGCTGGCTGTTATTTATTGCTAACGTCTGCTGGACCGTCGGCTATGACACCATTTATGCCATGGTCGACCGCGACGATGATCTGTTGATCGGTGTCAAAAGCACCGCAATCCTGTTTGGTGATCTGGACGTCACCATGATTGCCATTCTTTATGGCATGGCGCATTTTTGTCTGCTACTGACAGGCAGCCAATTAGACGCAGGGTGGCCATTCTACCTCGCCTGGTTAATTGCAGGTGGTTATTTGTGGTGGCAATTACGTGCCATCCGCAGCCGTGAGCGTATGGCCTGTTTAAAGGAGTTTCTGGCAGCTCACTGGTATGGCGCGATTATTTGGGTTGGCCTGGTGCTGAACTACGCCCTGGCGACGCCATCTTTGCCCTGA
- the phoB gene encoding phosphate regulon transcriptional regulator PhoB codes for MTKAGKTVLIVDDEAPIREMIAVALEMAGYECLEAANVQEAHAQIIDRKPDMILLDWMLPGTSGVEFARRLKREDRTAELPIIMLTAKGEEDNKVQGLEAGADDYITKPFSPRELVARLKAVLRRSTPQGIEEPIEVSGLMLDPVCHRVTAHGNPIDIGPTEYRLLQFFMTHQERAYSRAQLLDQVWGGNVYVEERTVDVHIRRLRKALGESHEQLIQTVRGTGYRFSIKAS; via the coding sequence ATGACCAAAGCAGGCAAGACCGTTCTTATTGTGGACGATGAAGCCCCGATCCGGGAAATGATAGCCGTGGCCCTGGAAATGGCCGGGTATGAATGCCTTGAAGCAGCGAATGTACAGGAAGCACATGCGCAGATTATCGACAGAAAGCCAGATATGATTTTGCTTGACTGGATGCTGCCAGGCACCAGCGGTGTCGAGTTTGCTCGCCGCCTCAAGCGCGAAGATCGAACTGCCGAGCTGCCGATCATCATGCTGACTGCCAAGGGCGAAGAAGATAACAAGGTTCAAGGACTGGAAGCGGGGGCGGACGATTACATCACCAAACCGTTTTCACCGCGTGAGCTGGTGGCGCGCCTGAAGGCCGTTTTACGGCGCTCAACGCCGCAAGGCATTGAAGAACCAATCGAGGTCAGTGGCCTGATGCTCGACCCGGTCTGTCACCGGGTGACCGCCCATGGTAACCCGATTGATATTGGCCCTACCGAGTACCGCCTGTTGCAATTTTTCATGACCCATCAGGAGCGCGCCTACTCCCGCGCCCAGCTACTGGATCAGGTATGGGGTGGTAATGTCTACGTTGAAGAACGTACCGTCGATGTCCATATTCGCCGTCTGCGCAAGGCGCTTGGCGAATCCCACGAACAGCTGATTCAGACCGTTCGTGGCACGGGCTATCGCTTTTCGATCAAAGCCTCCTGA
- the phoR gene encoding phosphate regulon sensor histidine kinase PhoR gives MTPVWRRELRRILYLLILAVGCGYYYFGKPLEALCLMMGIYISWQWLQLYRLHRWLDQGQTTVLPRTLGIWGSIFTENQRLQQSSIKHQQRLQAIINRIQDSTAALQDSVLMVDATGALEFWNQAAQNYLGLRSPVDIGQPITNLIRTPEFKAYFDKADYHEPLTIRSPINPRIYLQFNITLFGRKDRLILVHDVTRLKQLEEMRKDFVANVSHELRTPLTVISGYVETMQAASEMLPPRWGRMLQQMSEQSHRMENLLKDLLMLSRLETGENEQAQPVALQPLLEAIRRDAASLSSNKHTLSLSIDHDQKLMGFYNELRSAFSNLVFNAVKYTPEGGHVKLHWYSEGGKGYFSVTDNGIGIAHHHIPRLTERFYRADPSRSIATGGTGLGLAIVKHVLLHHDGELQISSEEGKGSTFTCVFPGSRLSDTSAPGQ, from the coding sequence ATGACCCCTGTCTGGCGCAGAGAGCTGCGCCGAATCCTTTATCTGCTGATACTTGCCGTTGGCTGTGGCTACTATTATTTTGGCAAGCCACTGGAAGCCCTGTGCCTGATGATGGGCATCTATATCTCCTGGCAGTGGCTGCAGCTCTATCGCCTGCATCGCTGGCTGGATCAGGGACAAACCACCGTCTTGCCACGCACACTCGGTATCTGGGGTTCCATTTTTACGGAAAACCAGCGCTTGCAACAAAGCAGCATCAAACATCAACAGCGCTTGCAGGCCATTATCAACCGCATACAGGATTCAACCGCCGCGCTGCAGGATTCGGTATTGATGGTCGACGCCACCGGGGCACTGGAGTTCTGGAATCAGGCCGCTCAAAACTACCTTGGCTTACGCAGCCCGGTTGATATTGGCCAGCCCATTACCAACCTGATTCGAACGCCGGAGTTCAAGGCCTACTTCGACAAGGCGGACTACCACGAACCGCTGACCATTCGCTCTCCAATCAACCCGCGTATTTACCTGCAATTCAATATCACCTTGTTTGGCCGTAAAGACCGCTTGATCCTGGTGCATGACGTCACCCGCCTGAAGCAACTGGAAGAAATGCGCAAAGACTTCGTCGCCAACGTCAGCCACGAGTTACGCACCCCCCTCACGGTGATTTCCGGCTACGTCGAAACCATGCAAGCTGCTTCTGAAATGTTGCCACCCCGCTGGGGACGCATGCTGCAACAGATGAGCGAGCAGAGTCATCGCATGGAAAATCTGCTCAAGGATCTGCTGATGCTGTCGCGGCTGGAAACAGGTGAGAATGAGCAGGCTCAGCCAGTGGCGTTGCAACCGCTGCTGGAAGCGATTCGCCGTGACGCAGCCTCTCTCAGCAGCAACAAACACACTCTCTCGCTGAGTATTGACCACGACCAAAAGCTGATGGGGTTTTATAACGAACTCCGCAGTGCCTTTTCCAACCTGGTATTTAATGCGGTGAAATACACCCCCGAAGGCGGCCATGTGAAGCTGCACTGGTACTCAGAGGGCGGCAAAGGTTATTTCAGTGTTACTGACAACGGCATCGGTATTGCTCATCATCATATTCCTCGCCTGACCGAGCGTTTCTATCGCGCCGACCCGAGCCGCAGCATCGCCACCGGCGGCACCGGTCTAGGACTGGCCATCGTCAAACACGTATTGCTGCATCATGATGGTGAACTGCAAATCAGCAGCGAAGAAGGCAAGGGCAGCACGTTTACCTGCGTTTTCCCCGGCAGTCGTCTTTCTGACACTAGCGCGCCTGGCCAATAA
- a CDS encoding response regulator gives MAELTILLVDDAAFIRDLVKKAVRQTYPGCELIEATNGRKAVALLDSHRFDLVLCDWEMPEMSGIEVLKWMREQPNYKATPFMMITSRGDRDHVLKAVEAGVSSYIGKPFTRDAFVDKLSRMVFRHLKVRPATVSEQAVPSADRSGASVLMGNVGNQALVGKTAPGAARAAVVSPLLARSPHPEPVSKTGAKGQANVRFASGVEARLVIRDISLQEMIGVFRRQDALPVLLEQAVVDVIHPDNGDIARINAFVRMLQAQEPHPDAETVQIRLRIVDDDPDKLDALSRFIGQAR, from the coding sequence ATGGCTGAGCTGACAATTCTGCTAGTCGACGACGCGGCGTTTATTCGTGATCTGGTGAAAAAAGCCGTGCGTCAAACCTATCCCGGTTGTGAGCTGATTGAGGCGACCAATGGCCGCAAGGCGGTGGCGCTATTGGATAGCCATCGTTTTGATCTGGTTCTGTGTGATTGGGAAATGCCTGAGATGTCGGGTATCGAGGTATTGAAATGGATGCGCGAGCAACCGAATTACAAAGCCACGCCTTTTATGATGATCACCAGTCGTGGTGATCGTGATCACGTACTCAAGGCTGTTGAAGCCGGTGTTTCCAGCTATATTGGCAAACCGTTTACGCGGGATGCCTTTGTCGACAAGCTGAGCCGTATGGTGTTTCGGCATTTGAAAGTAAGACCAGCTACCGTATCGGAACAAGCAGTACCTTCAGCAGACCGTAGTGGCGCTTCGGTGTTGATGGGGAATGTGGGCAATCAGGCGCTGGTAGGCAAGACTGCACCAGGGGCGGCCAGAGCCGCCGTTGTTTCTCCCTTGCTGGCCAGATCCCCGCATCCTGAACCGGTGTCAAAAACCGGCGCAAAAGGCCAGGCCAATGTCCGTTTTGCCTCTGGCGTTGAAGCCCGGCTGGTTATCCGGGACATCAGCTTGCAGGAAATGATTGGTGTTTTTCGGCGTCAGGATGCACTGCCGGTGTTACTGGAGCAGGCCGTTGTTGATGTGATTCATCCTGACAATGGTGATATTGCCCGGATTAATGCGTTTGTTCGCATGTTGCAGGCGCAAGAGCCGCATCCGGACGCCGAGACTGTCCAGATTCGACTGCGCATTGTCGATGACGATCCGGACAAGCTGGATGCCTTGTCGCGGTTTATTGGCCAGGCGCGCTAG
- the cysZ gene encoding sulfate transporter CysZ: protein MKDNLLIGAGYLWRGFALLNEPGIRRYVWLPILINLVLLALGIYWLVESVTSWEWLDSGWFGWLAWLVVPLMLLLSTLISGYLFSAVLLLLASPFYGLLAGKIERRQGHVVEDESIAALIPRTLMRELVKMGYYLPRYLLLLLLSFVPGLNLLMPLAWFWFGSWVMALQYSDYTLDNQQQDFRASREQVATQRWTAWGFGASVSVLMTIPLLNCLVPPAAVIGATLWQLQRQSDQSRLS, encoded by the coding sequence ATGAAAGACAATTTATTGATAGGAGCCGGCTATTTGTGGCGCGGCTTTGCACTGTTGAATGAACCGGGAATACGCCGTTACGTCTGGCTGCCCATTCTGATTAATCTGGTGTTGCTGGCGCTGGGTATTTATTGGCTGGTTGAGTCTGTTACCAGCTGGGAGTGGCTGGACTCCGGTTGGTTCGGATGGCTTGCCTGGCTGGTTGTGCCCTTGATGTTATTACTCTCGACACTGATTTCAGGTTATCTGTTCAGTGCAGTGCTGTTGCTGTTGGCAAGCCCGTTTTATGGCTTGCTGGCAGGCAAGATCGAACGGCGCCAGGGCCATGTGGTCGAGGATGAATCCATTGCTGCACTGATTCCCCGTACGCTGATGCGTGAACTGGTCAAAATGGGTTATTACCTGCCGCGTTATTTGCTGCTGTTGTTGCTGTCGTTTGTGCCTGGCCTCAATTTGTTGATGCCGCTGGCCTGGTTCTGGTTTGGTAGCTGGGTGATGGCGTTGCAGTACAGCGACTATACCCTGGACAACCAGCAGCAGGATTTTCGTGCCAGTCGCGAACAAGTGGCGACGCAACGCTGGACGGCCTGGGGCTTTGGTGCCTCGGTGTCGGTATTGATGACGATTCCGCTGCTGAACTGCCTGGTGCCACCGGCAGCGGTGATCGGTGCAACCTTGTGGCAGCTGCAACGGCAATCTGATCAGTCTCGGCTAAGCTGA
- the trmH gene encoding tRNA (guanosine(18)-2'-O)-methyltransferase TrmH, with translation MTPERLSCVINTLNRRQPDLSVITDEVYKSHNLAAIARSCDAFGVQDVHCVWPTTTYRLNSVTSAAAAGSESWVTVNTHPDIEAAIRSHQQRGIKVCAAHLTDRAIDFRAYDFTQPTAILMGTEKEGVSDAASELADEHLIIPMLGMVHSFNVSVAAAIILCEAARQRQLAGMFEQRHLNDIRFSTLLFEWCQPSAARLCQKHNLPYPALREDGEIADPQAFSQQVNAQSAHTSR, from the coding sequence ATGACGCCAGAACGCCTGAGTTGTGTCATCAACACCCTCAACCGACGCCAGCCAGACCTGTCGGTGATTACCGATGAAGTCTACAAATCGCACAACCTCGCTGCGATTGCCCGCTCCTGTGATGCCTTTGGCGTTCAGGATGTGCACTGCGTATGGCCGACCACCACTTACCGGCTCAACAGCGTCACCAGTGCAGCCGCTGCAGGCTCAGAGAGCTGGGTCACGGTCAATACGCATCCGGATATCGAAGCCGCCATCCGTAGCCACCAGCAGCGCGGCATCAAAGTCTGTGCAGCCCATCTGACAGACCGGGCTATCGACTTCCGTGCCTATGACTTTACCCAACCAACCGCGATACTGATGGGCACGGAGAAAGAAGGGGTCAGTGATGCGGCCTCCGAACTGGCTGACGAACACCTGATCATTCCCATGCTGGGTATGGTACATTCTTTTAATGTCTCCGTTGCAGCCGCCATCATTCTTTGTGAAGCCGCCCGCCAGCGCCAACTGGCCGGCATGTTTGAACAACGCCACCTGAACGATATACGATTCAGTACCCTGTTATTTGAATGGTGCCAACCATCGGCAGCCAGACTCTGCCAAAAGCACAACCTTCCCTATCCGGCACTACGGGAAGACGGTGAAATTGCTGATCCGCAAGCTTTTTCACAACAAGTGAACGCACAGAGCGCACACACCTCCCGGTAA
- a CDS encoding DUF3392 family protein, translating to MALLISLSGWLRPYNDEIALAIIATLLVVFGDSINRTVRKLVRQYWVGFRVLIFVALCTFGYGTLTVWLVPLLARVLIGLSAPVYVASVVGSFLVLGILAERYHKG from the coding sequence ATGGCATTGTTGATTTCTTTGTCCGGGTGGTTACGCCCCTACAATGATGAAATAGCGTTGGCGATTATTGCGACTCTGCTGGTGGTCTTTGGAGACAGTATTAATCGAACGGTACGGAAGCTGGTGAGGCAGTACTGGGTAGGCTTTCGGGTCTTGATCTTTGTCGCGCTCTGTACCTTTGGCTACGGCACGTTAACGGTCTGGTTGGTACCTTTGCTGGCCCGAGTATTAATCGGTCTGTCAGCGCCTGTCTATGTGGCCTCTGTTGTTGGGAGTTTTTTGGTGCTGGGGATTCTGGCGGAGAGATACCACAAGGGGTAA
- the phoU gene encoding phosphate signaling complex protein PhoU has product MPNKGAPVEMNFSQHISGQFNSDLEAIRSQMMEMGGLVERQVANAIEAITTGDTTPADDIIRREDDVDRMEVAIDRECTQILVRRQPAASDLRMVLAVSRVVRDLERIGDEATKIAVHALEISGSTNSGYCQQSIRYMGAEIGKMISGALNAFARNDVDGALDVVRNDKLVDQQYSAALRELITYMMEDPRSIGQAINILWILRAIERIGDHARNISEQVIYVVSGADVRHSSITEMEERAHKDDLPHTGE; this is encoded by the coding sequence TTGCCAAACAAGGGCGCACCGGTTGAAATGAATTTCAGCCAGCATATATCCGGTCAATTCAATTCGGATCTCGAAGCCATTCGTAGTCAGATGATGGAAATGGGCGGACTGGTCGAGCGCCAGGTCGCCAACGCCATTGAAGCGATTACCACCGGTGACACGACCCCCGCAGATGACATCATTCGCCGGGAAGATGACGTGGATCGTATGGAAGTCGCTATCGACCGGGAATGCACCCAGATTCTTGTGCGTCGACAACCGGCGGCTTCCGACCTGCGTATGGTTCTGGCCGTCTCTCGCGTGGTTCGCGATCTTGAACGTATCGGCGATGAAGCAACCAAAATTGCCGTTCATGCACTGGAAATCAGTGGCTCGACCAATAGTGGCTATTGCCAGCAGTCGATTCGTTATATGGGCGCAGAAATTGGTAAAATGATTTCAGGAGCGCTGAATGCCTTTGCCCGTAATGACGTCGATGGCGCACTCGATGTGGTTCGTAACGACAAGCTCGTGGATCAGCAATATTCTGCCGCGTTGCGAGAGCTGATTACCTATATGATGGAAGATCCTCGCTCCATCGGTCAGGCGATTAACATACTCTGGATTTTGCGCGCGATCGAACGTATTGGCGACCATGCCCGGAACATATCTGAGCAAGTGATCTACGTTGTCAGTGGTGCCGATGTGCGTCATAGCTCCATTACGGAAATGGAAGAGCGCGCTCACAAGGATGATTTGCCTCATACCGGAGAGTAA
- the pstB gene encoding phosphate ABC transporter ATP-binding protein PstB has translation MSIIENHKTDGEPFCDSPKLKARSVGVFYADKQAIFDVSLDIGANEVIALIGPSGCGKSTFLRCLNRMNDTIDICRVTGDILLDDEDIYGPKVDVVPLRARVGMVFQKPNPFPKSIFDNVSYGPRIHGLVNHRDELDEVVERSLQRAGLWSEVKDRLHSPGTGLSGGQQQRLCIARTIAVDPEVILMDEPCSALDPIATAKIEELIDELRENYTIAIVTHSMQQAARVSQRTAYFHLGQLIEVNPTDLVFTTPQHALTEAYITGRFG, from the coding sequence ATGAGTATTATCGAAAACCACAAAACCGACGGCGAACCGTTCTGCGACTCTCCCAAGCTGAAAGCCCGCAGTGTTGGCGTCTTCTATGCCGACAAACAGGCCATCTTTGACGTAAGTCTGGACATTGGTGCCAACGAAGTGATTGCATTGATCGGGCCATCGGGTTGTGGCAAGTCAACTTTCTTGCGTTGTCTTAACCGGATGAACGATACCATTGATATCTGCCGGGTTACGGGGGATATTCTGCTTGATGACGAGGATATTTACGGCCCAAAAGTCGACGTGGTACCTCTGCGGGCGCGGGTCGGAATGGTTTTTCAGAAACCGAACCCGTTTCCAAAATCCATCTTCGACAATGTTTCCTATGGCCCGCGTATTCACGGGCTGGTGAATCATCGTGATGAACTGGATGAAGTGGTCGAGCGCAGCTTGCAGCGGGCAGGTTTGTGGTCGGAAGTGAAAGACCGGTTACATTCACCGGGTACTGGTCTATCGGGTGGTCAGCAGCAGCGTTTGTGTATTGCGCGAACAATTGCGGTTGACCCTGAAGTGATTCTTATGGATGAGCCATGTTCTGCGCTGGATCCGATTGCAACTGCTAAAATTGAAGAATTGATTGACGAATTGCGAGAGAACTACACTATCGCGATTGTTACTCACTCAATGCAGCAAGCGGCTCGGGTATCCCAACGCACCGCGTATTTTCACCTGGGTCAGTTGATTGAGGTAAACCCGACTGATCTCGTGTTTACCACGCCGCAACATGCACTGACTGAGGCGTATATTACTGGCCGTTTCGGCTAA
- the pstA gene encoding phosphate ABC transporter permease PstA yields MTDQVTTRARVEQSMTRRRRAEVRFRLYGMLSIGFGLLCLVVLFGNIILKGGSAFEQTVLQSEVYLDGDYLGLTPQSSVEARRNADYEGLIKQYLKESIPVSGRNERRALYSLVSVGAHWQLQKAVLDNPDLIDTTLNIELIMDDDVDQWFKHDRDEGRAGRLSELQLGWLEQWASEGRLKSRFSTTFFTNGDSREPELAGVHGAMMGTFLTLMVTFLLSFPIGVAAAIYLEEFAPKNRVTEIVEININNLAAVPSITFGLLGLAIFINIFGVARSTPLIGGLVLTLMTLPTIIISGRAAIKSVPPSIREAAFGLGASKMQVVFHHVLPLALPGMLTGTIIGMAQALGETAPLLMIGMIAFVVDVPGFITDPSTVLPVQIFLWSDSPEQAFTERTSGAIIVLLAFLIMMNTAAVWLRRRLERRW; encoded by the coding sequence ATGACTGATCAAGTGACTACCCGTGCCAGGGTAGAGCAAAGCATGACGCGTCGCCGTCGTGCAGAAGTGCGTTTTCGTCTGTATGGCATGTTGTCGATAGGGTTTGGCTTGCTGTGCCTGGTTGTGCTGTTTGGGAATATTATCCTCAAGGGCGGTTCTGCGTTTGAGCAAACGGTGTTGCAATCGGAAGTGTACCTCGACGGAGACTATCTGGGGCTGACTCCGCAATCGTCGGTAGAGGCGCGTCGCAACGCGGACTATGAAGGGCTGATCAAACAGTACCTGAAAGAGTCGATACCGGTTTCTGGTCGCAATGAGCGCCGTGCGCTGTATAGCCTGGTCAGTGTGGGTGCACATTGGCAGTTACAAAAAGCAGTACTGGACAACCCGGATCTGATTGATACCACCCTGAATATCGAACTGATCATGGATGATGATGTAGACCAGTGGTTCAAGCATGATCGTGATGAGGGCCGTGCCGGACGGCTGAGCGAGTTACAGCTGGGCTGGCTCGAACAGTGGGCGTCTGAGGGGCGATTGAAAAGCCGCTTCAGTACAACCTTCTTTACCAATGGTGATTCGCGGGAACCAGAGTTGGCCGGTGTTCATGGTGCCATGATGGGAACCTTCCTGACGCTGATGGTAACCTTCCTGTTATCGTTCCCTATCGGGGTGGCGGCAGCGATTTATCTGGAAGAGTTTGCTCCTAAAAACCGTGTCACCGAAATTGTTGAAATCAACATCAATAACCTGGCGGCGGTGCCCAGCATTACGTTTGGCTTACTGGGGCTGGCGATTTTTATCAACATCTTTGGTGTCGCCCGTTCAACGCCATTGATTGGTGGTCTGGTGCTGACATTGATGACATTGCCGACCATTATTATTTCCGGTCGAGCGGCGATCAAATCCGTACCGCCCTCCATTCGTGAGGCCGCCTTCGGGTTGGGTGCCTCAAAGATGCAGGTGGTCTTTCATCATGTATTGCCACTGGCGCTGCCGGGTATGCTGACGGGAACCATTATCGGTATGGCTCAGGCGCTGGGTGAAACGGCACCATTATTAATGATCGGCATGATTGCTTTTGTGGTCGATGTGCCAGGGTTTATTACGGATCCGTCGACGGTGTTGCCTGTGCAGATCTTTCTTTGGTCCGACAGCCCCGAACAAGCATTCACTGAACGGACTTCGGGAGCCATCATCGTATTGCTGGCCTTCCTGATCATGATGAACACTGCTGCAGTCTGGCTGCGTCGTCGTCTTGAACGACGCTGGTAA